Proteins found in one Camelus bactrianus isolate YW-2024 breed Bactrian camel chromosome X, ASM4877302v1, whole genome shotgun sequence genomic segment:
- the ITIH6 gene encoding LOW QUALITY PROTEIN: inter-alpha-trypsin inhibitor heavy chain H6 (The sequence of the model RefSeq protein was modified relative to this genomic sequence to represent the inferred CDS: inserted 7 bases in 5 codons; deleted 1 base in 1 codon; substituted 1 base at 1 genomic stop codon), which yields MQPMAHCEADLPPPTQMERGETCVRITFCPTLQDQCAFSSSGITANFVVQYDVVMEDITGDVQIYDGYFIHYLAPRGLPAVEKNVVFVIDVSGSMFGTKLKQTKKAMNVILCNLRASDYFNIISFSNTVSVWKAGASIQATTQNVHSAKDYVGHMEADGWTDINASLLAAVSVLNHSNQESGKGPSVGRIPLIIFLTDGEPTAGVTTPXVIFSNIRQALGNRVSLSSLAFGDDADFPLLCCLSLENWGAAWHIYEDTNAALQMEGLYKELSMPFLADVHLDYLGSLVGASSWALFPNYFGGSELVGQVQPGKQELGIHLAAYGPKDQLLVAHHSEVATNSSQKVFGCPGEPASNVVHFIRHLWAYVTIGELLQACFQTXTTHQLLAAKVLSLSLEYNLVTSLTSLAMRQPKEVSEEARRQTSTTDGPGTIMPXSTSRQSLGAGTAQPALVSKVSSKPRLVKPKFFLSSTTPASTKMPSSKELEPLGQCLCTLSTLAHPKPKFPAQQNSGTLAQPMLRMKPDALVPSNSGAILLLKSNMPLHQNPDTLLPMNSKTQVSPLNPGIPAQPKAGTMKHITPXPGAPSQPKLDALSHLQPGLLTSQSPKSLSQPWPRMSTHQILKNPPQIRTRVPAPKTPNNLLYPKPGIVLPKTPKIPSPLKPSAPLHQTSLGLSLSKPRTLIPNKPQTLLPTRPAKLRRPPPQSLSTLPSTILSPSSTMTISVLGEPLPTPFHPTLPSLLPPGRLWHQHDLLIEPQSTRQILGPSASGVRTMGLPNSSRLIPEGSPPNLPALLPSSTLPEAVSLLLLPEALELLSESRVESKFAESLNPLAFCTFFMPDKDGNPHWDGNSEEILGGAGGSMESQGSSAGLAKGLLPSIFTFSSSVDGDPHFMIHIPRSEERICYTLGGRPGDLLQLIDDPKAGLHVRGQLLGAPSRPGHKDQIRIYFQIITLTADKPQAYTVTITRSSISVRGEGTLFLSWDQPVLLRRPQLELHVAAAACLTLCLGPHLKFLVLWHCYRNPSTLQLPNLGFCVVSGSGLSPSAHSLLGQFQHADIQLVAGPMGXHQGPDMPVVLGKRLLKESLRLLPRXASCWLVKCSHVQRLLGHLYLAYVM from the exons ATGCAACCTATGGCCCATT GTGAGGCTGACTTGCCCCCACCCACGCAGATGGAGAGGGGAGAGACCTGTGTCCGAATTACTTTCTGCCCGACACTGCAAGACCAGTGTGCCTTCTCCAGCTCAGGCATCACGGCCAACTTCGTGGTCCAGTACGATGTAGTCATGGAGGACATCACTGGAGACGTGCAG ATTTACGACGGCTATTTTATTCATTACTTGGCCCCCAGAGGCCTCCCAGCTGTTGAGAAAAACGTGGTGTTTGTTATTGACGTGAGCGGCTCCATGTTCGGTACCAAGCTGAAGCAG ACTAAAAAGGCCATGAATGTGATCCTTTGTAACCTGCGGGCCAGTGACTACTTCAACATCATCTCCTTTTCTAACACTGTTAGTGTCTGGAAAGCTGGAGCCTCCATCCAGGCCACCACTCAGAATGTCCACAGTGCCAAGGACTACGTGGGCCACATGGAAGCTGATG GCT GGACCGACATCAATGCATCTCTCCTGGCAGCTGTTTCAGTGCTGAACCATAGTAACCAGGAGTCTGGGAAGGGTCCCAGTGTGGGGAGGATCCCTCTCATCATCTTCCTGACAGATGGGGAGCCCACAGCCGGGGTGACGACCC GTGTGATCTTCTCCAACATCCGGCAGGCACTGGGCAACAGGGTGTCCCTTTCCAGCTTGGCCTTTGGGGATGACGCTGACTTTCCCCTGTTGTGTTGCCTGTCCCTGGAGAACTGGGGAGCAGCCTGGCACATATATGAGGACACCAACGCAGCCCTACAGATGGAGGGCCTCTATAAGGAGCTCTCCATGCCTTTTCTGGCAGACGTGCATCTGGATTACCTGGGCAGTTTGGTTGGGGCCTCCTCTTGGGCCCTTTTCCCCAACTACTTTGGTGGCTCAGAGCTGGTAGGCCAAGTGCAGCCAGGCAAGCAGGAACTGGGCATCCAC TTGGCAGCCTATGGCCCTAAGGATCAGCTTCTTGTGGCCCACCACAGTGAGGTGGCCACCAACAGCAGCCAGAAAGTCTTTGGTTGCCCAGGGGAGCCAGCCTCCAATGTAGTCCACTTCATACGCCACCTCTGGGCTTATGTCACCATTGGAGAGCTGCTACAAGCATGTTTCCAAAC CACCACTCACCAATTACTGGCTGCCAAAGTCCTCAGCCTGTCCCTGGAATATAACTTAGTCACATCTCTGACTTCACTGGCCATGAGGCAGCCCAAAGAAGTCAGTGAGGAGGCAAGGAGACAGACTTCCACCACAGATGGACCAGGCACCATCATGC CATCCACTAGCAGGCAAAGCCTAGGGGCAGGCACAGCCCAGCCAGCCTTGGTGTCCAAGGTTTCTTCCAAACCAAGGCTTGTGAAACCAAAGTTCTTCTTATCCTCAACTACTCCTGCCTCTACAAAGATGCCTAGTTCCAAGGAATTGGAGCCATTGGGTCAGTGCCTTTGTACCCTATCCACCCTTGCACACCCAAAGCCCAAATTTCCAGCACAACAGAATTCTGGCACCTTGGCTCAACCAATGCTCAGGATGAAACCTGATGCCCTTGTGCCCTCAAATTCTGGTGCCATATTGCTTCTGAAGTCCAATATGCCATTACACCAGAATCCTGATACCCTGTTACCCATGAATTCCAAGACACAAGTCTCACCTCTGAATCCGGGCATCCCAGCCCAGCCCAAagctggcactatgaaacatattACTC AACCTGGTGCTCCATCACAACCTAAACTAGATGCCTTATCACACCTCCAGCCTGGGCTACTCACATCACAGTCACCCAAAAGCCTGTCACAGCCCTGGCCTAGAATGTCCACACATCAGATCCTCAAAAACCCACCACAAATCAGAACAAGGGTTCCTGCTCCCAAGACCCCAAACAACCTGCTGTACCCTAAACCTGGGATCGTCTTACCCAAGACCCCTAAAATCCCATCACCTCTTAAACCTAGTGCCCCACTTCACCAAACTTCCCTAGGCTTATCACTTTCCAAACCTAGGACCCTAATCCCCAATAAACCCCAAACCCTATTACCCACTAGACCTGCAAAACTCCGGCGCCCACCTCCTCAGAGCCTAAGCACACTCCCAAGCACAATCTTAAGCCCCAGCAGTACCATGACCATTTCTGTCCTTGGAGAACCCCTCCCTACTCCCTTtcaccccaccctgccctctctgctgccccctgggAGGCTCTGGCATCAGCATGACCTGCTGATAGAGCCCCAAAGCACCAGGCAAATTCTGGGACCGTCTGCATCAGGAGTCCGGACAATGGGCCTACCCAACAGCTCCAGGCTTATTCCAGAAGGCAGCCCCCCAAACCTGCCAGCCTTGCTGCCTTCTAGCACCCTCCCTGAGGCAGTCAGCCTGCTCCTTCTCCCTGAGGCACTAGAGCTGCTGTCTGAGTCAAGGGTGGAGTCCAAGTTCGcagagtctttgaatccactggCTTTCTGTACCTTCTTCATGCCTGACAAAGATG GAAATCCACACTGGGATGGCAATTCTGAGGAGATCCTGGGAGGAGCTGGAGGCAGCATGGAATCTCAGGGAAGTTCTGCAGGACTAGCAAAAG GCTTGTTGCCAAGCATCTTCACCTTCTCATCCTCGG TGGATGGGGACCCCCACTTTATGATCCATATCCCACGCTCAGAAGAGAGGATTTGCTACACACTGGGCGGGCGCCCAGGGGACCTGCTACAGCTCATAGATGACCCAAAGGCAG GGCTGCATGTGCGTGGACAGCTGCTTGGGGCACCATCAAGgccaggccacaaagaccagATCCGCATCTACTTCCAGATCATCACACTTACTGCAGACAAACCCCAGGCCTACACTGTCACCATTACCCGCAGTTCCATATCTGTGCGAGGCGAGGGTACCTTGTTCCTGTCCTGGGACCAGCCTGTCCTACTGAGGAGGCCCCAGCTGGAGCTCCATGTGGCTGCTGCAGCCTGCCTCACCCTCTGCCTTGGGCCCCACCTCAAGTTCCTAGTTCTCTGGCACTGCTACAGGAACCCCAGCACTCTGCAACTACCCAACCTGGGGTTCTGTGTGGTCAGTGGCTCTGGTCTCAGCCCCTCAGCCCATAGCCTGCTGG GGCAGTTCCAGCATGCAGACATCCAGCTGGTGGCAGGGCCTATGGG GCACCAAGGCCCAGATATGCCTGTGGTCCTAGGCAAGAGGCTGCTGAAGGAATCACTGAGGCTGCTGCCCCGCTAGGCTTCCTGCTGGCTGGTAAAATGCTCTCATGTACAGCGGCTGCTGGGCCACCTCTACCTTGCCTATGTCATGTGA